Proteins encoded together in one Synechococcus sp. A15-62 window:
- the cysC gene encoding adenylyl-sulfate kinase: protein MTASPTYGELTNKGASTNIAWHEASVGRDERLKQRGHRSAILWFTGLSGSGKSTLANAVNAALFERGLATYVLDGDNIRHGLCKDLGFSDADREENIRRIGEVAKLFLDAGVIVLTAFVSPFRADRDKARGLVEDGDFLEVFCAADLEVCESRDPKGLYAKARAGQIKEFTGISSPYEAPETPELKIDTGKQDLTDSVELVIKALQERGVIPAA, encoded by the coding sequence ATGACCGCCAGCCCCACCTACGGAGAACTCACCAACAAAGGTGCGTCCACCAACATCGCCTGGCATGAGGCCTCCGTGGGCCGCGACGAGCGCTTGAAGCAGCGCGGTCACCGCAGCGCCATTCTTTGGTTTACCGGCCTCTCCGGCTCCGGCAAGAGCACCCTGGCCAACGCCGTCAACGCAGCCCTATTTGAGCGGGGACTCGCCACCTATGTGCTGGATGGGGACAACATCCGCCACGGCCTCTGCAAAGACCTGGGCTTCTCCGATGCCGACCGTGAGGAGAACATCCGCCGCATCGGTGAAGTGGCCAAGCTGTTCCTGGATGCGGGCGTGATCGTGCTGACCGCCTTTGTGTCGCCCTTCCGTGCAGACCGGGACAAGGCACGCGGCCTGGTGGAGGACGGCGACTTCCTCGAGGTGTTCTGCGCCGCTGATCTCGAGGTCTGCGAATCCCGCGATCCAAAGGGCCTCTACGCCAAAGCACGGGCGGGGCAGATCAAGGAATTCACCGGCATCTCCAGCCCATATGAAGCACCGGAAACGCCCGAACTCAAAATCGACACCGGCAAGCAGGATCTGACCGACTCCGTCGAGCTGGTGATCAAAGCGCTCCAGGAGCGTGGGGTGATTCCAGCGGCCTGA
- the sixA gene encoding phosphohistidine phosphatase SixA — protein MPGSNLADLVLLRHGIAEPRQAGQDHPDRPLTAAGRQRTQRVMAALVQRGLRLDRLLSSPYRRALQTAELALEAGLAPELAVDERLEPGGALNMLVTAFDQRLGLVGHEPGLGDLACGLLGCAPGSLVLKKAGMIQLRRSAGQWQLKALLRPALLIDDLGCC, from the coding sequence ATGCCCGGCTCGAACTTGGCTGACCTGGTCCTGTTGCGTCATGGCATCGCCGAACCCCGCCAGGCGGGCCAGGACCATCCGGATCGACCCCTAACCGCCGCTGGCCGTCAGCGAACCCAGCGGGTGATGGCGGCCCTCGTGCAACGGGGACTGCGGTTGGATCGCCTGCTCTCGAGTCCGTACCGTCGGGCTCTGCAAACGGCGGAACTGGCGTTGGAGGCAGGGCTTGCTCCAGAGCTCGCTGTGGATGAACGCCTCGAGCCAGGAGGCGCCCTCAACATGCTGGTGACCGCCTTCGATCAACGGCTTGGCTTGGTCGGCCATGAGCCGGGTCTTGGAGATCTGGCCTGCGGTCTTCTGGGATGTGCGCCGGGTTCCCTGGTGCTGAAGAAAGCCGGAATGATCCAGCTGCGTCGTTCCGCGGGCCAGTGGCAGTTGAAGGCTTTGCTTCGGCCAGCACTGTTGATTGACGATTTAGGTTGCTGTTAG
- a CDS encoding AI-2E family transporter, whose amino-acid sequence MTPWPAWLRLGLLLPVLGLNAFVLKRLLVQFAPFPGLFLTAALIAFLLDLPCRWLAQRGVPRAWAIVSVVLVTLGLLVWAAVALVPLLIEQLSQLLSASPSLLTAAEQWIDRAQLWALDHGLPADFADLSSDLVAQFSRLATQLSQRLLGLLGATVGTTINVVIVLVLAVFLLLGADPIVDGLARWLPDRWRDLVQTTLERTFRGYFAGQVVLALILSGGQLLVFTVLKIPYAVLFAVLIGFTTLVPYASAVSIVSVSAVLAVQDPRTGLELLAAAIVVGQIVDQVIQPRLMGSIVGLQPAWLLIALPIGARVGALYGVGDLLGLLLAVPVASCIKTLADAARAGDGGLRPLESPHAPGAL is encoded by the coding sequence ATGACGCCCTGGCCGGCCTGGTTGCGGCTTGGTCTTCTGCTGCCGGTGCTGGGCTTGAACGCCTTTGTGCTGAAGCGTTTGCTGGTGCAGTTCGCCCCATTCCCCGGGCTGTTCCTCACCGCGGCTTTGATCGCCTTTTTGTTGGACCTGCCCTGCCGCTGGCTCGCGCAACGGGGTGTTCCCCGCGCCTGGGCCATCGTCAGTGTCGTCCTGGTGACCCTGGGGCTTCTGGTTTGGGCGGCTGTGGCACTGGTGCCGCTCTTGATTGAACAGCTCAGTCAATTGCTCAGTGCCTCGCCGTCTCTGCTCACCGCGGCAGAGCAGTGGATCGATCGGGCTCAGCTCTGGGCACTGGACCATGGTCTCCCGGCTGATTTCGCTGACCTCAGCAGCGATCTGGTGGCTCAGTTCAGCCGTCTGGCCACGCAGTTGAGCCAGCGTCTGTTGGGGCTGCTGGGGGCAACGGTGGGTACCACGATCAATGTGGTGATCGTGCTGGTGCTGGCGGTTTTTCTGCTGCTTGGGGCGGATCCGATCGTCGACGGCCTGGCCCGTTGGCTGCCCGACCGTTGGAGGGATCTGGTGCAGACGACCCTCGAGCGCACCTTTCGCGGCTATTTCGCCGGCCAGGTGGTGCTGGCGCTGATTCTCAGTGGCGGTCAACTTCTGGTGTTCACCGTCCTGAAAATTCCCTACGCCGTTTTGTTCGCCGTGCTGATCGGCTTCACCACCCTGGTGCCCTATGCAAGTGCCGTGTCGATCGTTTCCGTCAGTGCCGTTCTGGCGGTTCAAGATCCACGCACAGGGCTTGAGCTGCTCGCCGCGGCGATCGTCGTCGGTCAGATCGTGGATCAGGTGATCCAGCCGCGGCTGATGGGCAGCATTGTGGGTTTGCAACCGGCCTGGTTGCTGATCGCCTTGCCCATTGGCGCCCGGGTGGGCGCGCTCTATGGCGTGGGGGATCTGCTGGGACTGCTGTTGGCGGTGCCGGTGGCCAGTTGCATCAAAACCCTGGCGGATGCCGCCAGGGCTGGCGACGGCGGACTCAGGCCGCTGGAATCACCCCACGCTCCTGGAGCGCTTTGA
- the purE gene encoding 5-(carboxyamino)imidazole ribonucleotide mutase: protein MAVLPLCVVPPVLPRVAVVMGSDSDLPTMEPAAAILRELGVEVDVRVLSAHRTPLEMVNFAQAARDKGFGVIVAGAGGAAHLPGMVAALTTLPVIGVPVQSRALSGVDSLHSIVQMPGGIPVATVAIGGGLNAGLLAAQILSVADAGLARKLEAYRSSLHDAVVAKDARLADLGSTDYLSQMTS, encoded by the coding sequence ATGGCAGTCTTGCCCCTCTGCGTTGTGCCGCCAGTGCTCCCCCGTGTTGCCGTTGTGATGGGCAGTGACTCTGACCTGCCCACCATGGAACCCGCCGCCGCCATCCTGCGCGAGCTGGGAGTGGAGGTGGATGTTCGGGTGCTCTCGGCCCACCGAACCCCTTTGGAGATGGTGAACTTCGCTCAAGCCGCCCGGGATAAGGGTTTTGGGGTGATCGTCGCCGGTGCCGGCGGGGCGGCCCATCTCCCCGGCATGGTGGCCGCCCTCACCACGCTGCCCGTGATCGGCGTGCCGGTGCAGAGCCGGGCGCTGTCCGGGGTCGATTCCCTCCACTCGATTGTGCAGATGCCGGGGGGGATTCCGGTGGCCACCGTCGCCATCGGTGGAGGCCTCAATGCCGGCTTGCTGGCAGCCCAGATCCTGTCAGTGGCCGACGCTGGCTTGGCCCGGAAACTTGAGGCCTACCGCAGCAGCCTCCACGATGCTGTGGTGGCCAAGGATGCGCGCCTGGCTGATCTGGGCAGCACGGATTACCTCTCCCAGATGACTTCATGA
- the bchM gene encoding magnesium protoporphyrin IX methyltransferase yields MAPDQLLEQKQAEKKEVKGYFETTGFDRWNRIYSDSDDVNKVQRNIRIGHQKTVDEVLAWIKESGELSQASFCDAGCGVGSLSLPLAGMGAGSISASDISEAMAQEAERRAREAGLDMAKLNFFASDLESLSGSFHTVCCLDVFIHYPQQPAEEMVKHLCSLTEKRLIVSFAPYTPLLALLKGIGQLFPGPSKTTRAYTLKEDGIVKAAEACGFKLVRRSLNKAPFYFSRLIEFRKA; encoded by the coding sequence ATGGCCCCCGATCAGCTGCTGGAGCAGAAACAGGCCGAGAAGAAGGAGGTGAAGGGCTACTTCGAAACCACGGGTTTCGACCGCTGGAACCGCATCTACAGCGACAGCGATGACGTGAACAAGGTGCAGCGCAACATCCGCATCGGCCACCAGAAGACCGTGGATGAAGTGCTGGCATGGATCAAGGAGAGCGGTGAACTCAGCCAGGCGAGCTTCTGCGACGCGGGCTGCGGCGTGGGCAGCCTCAGCCTTCCTTTGGCAGGGATGGGTGCCGGCTCGATCAGCGCCAGCGACATTTCCGAAGCCATGGCCCAGGAAGCGGAGCGCCGTGCCCGCGAAGCCGGCCTCGACATGGCCAAGCTGAACTTCTTCGCCAGCGACCTGGAAAGCCTTAGCGGCTCTTTCCACACGGTGTGCTGCCTGGATGTTTTCATCCACTACCCCCAGCAACCGGCCGAGGAGATGGTGAAGCACCTCTGCAGCCTCACCGAAAAGCGCCTGATCGTGAGCTTTGCGCCTTACACGCCGCTGCTGGCGCTGCTGAAGGGCATCGGCCAGTTGTTTCCCGGACCCAGCAAAACAACCCGGGCCTACACCCTCAAAGAAGACGGGATCGTGAAAGCTGCCGAGGCCTGCGGCTTCAAGCTGGTGCGCCGCAGCCTGAACAAGGCCCCCTTCTATTTCTCCCGCTTAATCGAGTTCCGCAAAGCCTGA
- a CDS encoding N-acetylglucosamine-6-phosphate deacetylase, giving the protein MAAEASVALMHRITNVRLPGPLPGDGDQRYAVDLDDQGLICRIDVMGGVAQQVAQQTDADWKGDWLSPRGVDLQINGGLGLAFPELSEADLPRLEQLLELLWRDGVEAIAPTLVTCGIAPLRQALAVLRQARDLHRPGLCRLLGAHLEGPFLAEARRGAHPREHLASPSLEALEERIDGFETEIALVTLAPELEGADAVIGRLQELGISVALGHSAATAAQASTGFDQGVAMLTHAFNAMPGLHHRAPGPLGEACRRGGVALGLIADGVHVHPTMAVLLQRLAPEQTVLVSDALAPYGLADGEHRWDERVLLVENGTCRLEDGTLAGVTLPQLEGVKRLAHWSNAPSAAIWSATVAPRRVIGDATGCMDALVGRPLTQLLRWHQKEGELHWACAA; this is encoded by the coding sequence ATGGCTGCCGAGGCCAGTGTTGCGTTGATGCACCGGATCACCAACGTTCGTTTGCCTGGCCCCCTGCCCGGGGACGGAGACCAGCGCTATGCCGTCGACCTCGACGACCAGGGGCTGATCTGCCGCATCGACGTGATGGGCGGCGTGGCTCAACAAGTGGCGCAACAAACCGATGCGGACTGGAAGGGCGACTGGCTCAGCCCCCGGGGTGTTGACCTGCAGATCAACGGCGGGTTGGGGCTGGCCTTCCCGGAACTGAGCGAAGCGGATCTGCCCCGGCTGGAGCAACTCCTCGAGCTGTTATGGCGCGATGGGGTCGAAGCAATCGCCCCGACTCTGGTGACCTGCGGCATCGCGCCGCTGCGCCAGGCCTTGGCCGTGCTGCGGCAGGCGCGTGACCTGCACCGACCAGGCCTTTGTCGGCTGCTGGGGGCCCATCTGGAGGGTCCATTTCTGGCCGAAGCCCGCCGCGGGGCCCATCCCCGTGAACACCTGGCCAGCCCAAGCCTGGAGGCTCTCGAGGAACGAATCGATGGGTTCGAAACGGAGATTGCTCTGGTCACCCTGGCCCCCGAACTGGAGGGGGCCGATGCGGTAATCGGGAGGCTGCAGGAGCTGGGCATCAGCGTGGCCCTGGGCCATAGCGCCGCCACGGCCGCACAGGCCAGCACCGGTTTCGATCAGGGGGTGGCCATGCTCACCCATGCCTTCAATGCCATGCCGGGGTTGCACCACCGGGCACCGGGCCCACTGGGGGAGGCCTGCCGGCGCGGAGGGGTTGCCCTGGGGCTGATCGCCGATGGCGTGCATGTTCACCCCACAATGGCGGTGCTGTTGCAACGGCTGGCGCCGGAGCAGACGGTGCTGGTGAGCGATGCACTGGCCCCCTACGGCCTCGCCGACGGAGAGCACCGCTGGGATGAGCGAGTGCTGCTGGTGGAGAACGGCACCTGCCGCCTCGAGGACGGCACCCTGGCGGGGGTGACCCTGCCGCAACTGGAGGGGGTCAAACGTCTGGCCCACTGGAGTAACGCCCCCAGTGCGGCGATCTGGAGCGCCACGGTGGCACCGAGGCGGGTGATCGGCGATGCAACAGGGTGCATGGACGCCCTGGTGGGACGGCCACTGACGCAGCTGCTGCGCTGGCACCAGAAAGAGGGTGAGCTGCACTGGGCCTGCGCTGCTTAG
- a CDS encoding translation initiation factor, with the protein MPKGGWQEFSSAESLQRPSGPAAEPTAKAQQMVRVQPTRGGKGGKTVTVIRGLELDAAGFKALLKKLKTRIGSGGTAKDGVIELQGDQVDLALELLSKEGYRPKRAGG; encoded by the coding sequence ATGCCGAAGGGTGGCTGGCAGGAATTCAGCAGTGCCGAAAGCCTGCAACGACCGAGCGGGCCTGCAGCAGAGCCCACAGCCAAGGCGCAGCAAATGGTGCGGGTGCAGCCCACCCGCGGTGGCAAAGGTGGCAAAACCGTCACGGTGATCCGGGGCCTGGAGCTGGATGCTGCCGGCTTCAAGGCGCTGCTGAAGAAGCTCAAAACACGCATCGGCAGTGGCGGTACTGCCAAGGACGGCGTGATCGAACTGCAAGGAGATCAGGTGGATCTGGCGCTCGAGCTGCTCAGCAAGGAGGGCTACCGGCCGAAACGGGCCGGGGGTTAA
- the trpB gene encoding tryptophan synthase subunit beta, translated as MTSTLPNASTPDPSSLQPAVRPGAHGRFGRFGGQYVPETLMPALAELEQAAAQAWNDPAFTDELNRLLKNYVGRATPLYEAERLTAHYRRADGGPRIWLKREDLNHTGAHKINNALGQALLALRMGKKRIIAETGAGQHGVATATVCARFGLECVIYMGAEDMRRQALNVFRMRLLGATVQPVTAGTATLKDATSEAIRDWVTNVETTHYILGSVAGPHPYPMLVRDFHAVIGEESKQQCQEAFGRLPDVLMACVGGGSNAMGLFHPFVQDTTVRLIGVEAAGDGVASGRHAATITEGRAGVLHGAMSLLLQDGDGQVMEAHSISAGLDYPGVGPEHSYLREIGRAEYAAVTDQQALDALRLVSELEGIIPALETAHAFAWLEQLCPTLADGTEVVINCSGRGDKDVNTVAEKLGDQL; from the coding sequence GTGACCAGCACCCTGCCCAACGCCAGCACTCCGGATCCCTCCAGCCTTCAGCCAGCGGTGCGCCCTGGAGCTCACGGACGCTTTGGACGATTTGGCGGCCAGTACGTGCCCGAGACCCTGATGCCAGCCTTGGCGGAACTGGAGCAGGCGGCGGCTCAGGCCTGGAACGATCCCGCCTTCACCGATGAGCTCAATCGTCTGCTCAAGAACTACGTCGGCCGGGCGACACCGTTGTATGAGGCCGAGCGTCTCACCGCCCACTACCGCCGCGCTGACGGCGGCCCCCGCATCTGGCTGAAGCGTGAAGACCTCAACCACACCGGTGCCCACAAGATCAACAACGCCCTGGGCCAGGCCCTCTTGGCACTGCGCATGGGCAAGAAGCGGATCATTGCCGAGACCGGTGCGGGGCAGCACGGCGTCGCCACGGCCACGGTCTGTGCCCGCTTCGGTCTGGAGTGCGTGATCTATATGGGCGCCGAAGACATGCGCCGTCAGGCCCTCAACGTCTTCCGCATGCGCCTGCTGGGCGCCACGGTGCAACCGGTGACGGCCGGCACAGCCACCCTCAAGGACGCCACCAGTGAAGCGATCCGCGACTGGGTGACCAACGTCGAGACCACCCACTACATCCTCGGATCCGTCGCTGGTCCGCACCCTTATCCGATGTTGGTGCGGGATTTCCATGCCGTGATCGGTGAGGAGTCCAAGCAGCAGTGTCAGGAGGCCTTCGGCCGGCTGCCCGACGTTCTGATGGCCTGCGTTGGCGGTGGCTCCAATGCCATGGGTCTGTTCCATCCCTTTGTGCAGGACACGACTGTGCGGCTGATCGGTGTTGAGGCCGCTGGTGATGGTGTGGCCAGCGGTCGCCACGCCGCGACGATCACCGAAGGTCGTGCCGGTGTGCTGCACGGAGCCATGAGCCTGCTGCTGCAGGATGGCGACGGTCAGGTGATGGAGGCCCACTCCATCAGTGCAGGTCTCGATTACCCCGGAGTGGGGCCGGAGCACAGCTACCTGCGGGAGATAGGGCGTGCTGAGTACGCCGCAGTCACCGACCAACAGGCCCTCGATGCCCTGCGCCTGGTGAGTGAGCTTGAGGGCATCATTCCAGCCCTGGAAACCGCCCACGCCTTCGCCTGGCTTGAGCAGCTTTGCCCCACCCTGGCTGACGGCACGGAAGTGGTGATCAATTGCTCCGGCCGCGGCGACAAGGACGTCAACACCGTGGCGGAGAAGCTTGGGGATCAGCTCTGA
- a CDS encoding citrate synthase yields MVAQQQTGDLRHARTGIELRPGLDGVPATQSAICDIDGEKGLLTYRGYPMQDLAANSSFLETAYLLIWGELPSRDQLAEFEHAVQMHRRVSFRVRDMMKCFPASGHPMDALQSSAASLGLFYSRRAIDDPQYIYDAVVRLIAKIPTMVAAFQLIRKGQDPIQPRDDLAYSANFLYMLTEREPDPLAARIFDRCLMLHAEHSLNASTFSARVTASTLTDPYAVVASAVGTLAGPLHGGANEDVLAMLEQVGSPENAGAFLDEAIAAKRKIMGFGHREYKVKDPRAVILQALVEEMFASFGHDDLYDVARAIEAEAASRLGPKGIYPNVDFYSGLVYRKLGIPRDLFTPVFAIARVAGWLAHWREQLGANRIFRPSQIYSGSQPRSWMPIEERVSAPAA; encoded by the coding sequence ATGGTGGCCCAGCAGCAGACAGGCGACCTGCGCCATGCGCGGACCGGGATCGAACTGCGTCCAGGCCTGGATGGCGTGCCGGCGACCCAGTCGGCAATCTGCGACATCGATGGAGAGAAGGGGCTGCTCACCTATCGCGGCTACCCGATGCAGGATCTGGCGGCCAACAGCAGCTTTCTGGAAACGGCCTACCTGCTGATCTGGGGAGAGCTGCCCAGCCGCGACCAGTTGGCGGAGTTTGAGCACGCGGTGCAGATGCACCGGCGGGTCAGCTTCCGGGTGCGAGACATGATGAAGTGCTTCCCGGCCAGCGGCCATCCCATGGACGCGCTTCAGTCCAGTGCCGCTTCCCTTGGGCTGTTCTATTCGCGCCGGGCGATCGACGACCCGCAGTACATCTATGACGCGGTGGTGCGGCTGATCGCCAAGATCCCGACGATGGTGGCGGCCTTTCAGTTGATCCGCAAAGGCCAAGACCCAATCCAGCCGCGGGATGATCTGGCCTACTCCGCCAATTTCCTTTACATGCTCACGGAACGTGAGCCGGATCCCCTGGCAGCGCGGATCTTTGATCGCTGCCTGATGCTCCATGCCGAGCACAGCCTCAACGCCAGCACCTTCAGTGCCCGGGTCACCGCCAGCACCCTCACCGACCCCTACGCCGTGGTGGCTTCAGCTGTCGGCACCCTGGCGGGCCCACTCCACGGTGGCGCCAACGAAGATGTCCTCGCCATGCTCGAGCAGGTGGGCAGTCCCGAGAATGCTGGCGCTTTCCTGGATGAGGCCATCGCCGCCAAGCGCAAAATCATGGGCTTCGGCCACCGGGAATACAAGGTGAAGGATCCCCGTGCCGTGATCCTGCAGGCCCTGGTAGAGGAGATGTTCGCCAGCTTCGGCCATGACGACCTCTACGACGTGGCCCGGGCGATCGAAGCAGAAGCAGCGTCCCGCCTCGGCCCCAAAGGCATCTACCCCAACGTCGATTTTTATTCGGGCCTGGTGTACCGAAAGCTCGGCATTCCCAGGGATCTGTTCACGCCGGTCTTCGCCATTGCCAGGGTCGCCGGCTGGCTGGCCCATTGGCGGGAGCAGCTCGGGGCGAACCGGATTTTCCGGCCTTCGCAGATCTACTCCGGATCCCAGCCACGCTCCTGGATGCCCATTGAGGAGCGCGTCTCGGCTCCGGCCGCCTAA
- a CDS encoding DUF3352 domain-containing protein, whose amino-acid sequence MDKDEATRDRRPMKARPFLSAAGAVLLSLLLLAVGLLWTMNRQSPLQLAEQPLHLPRAARFVPRDADLSLHWLADPGRLPAYAQAVAPASQRRDARDGARQWREGVFALAGLQFGLELEPWLGEEVSLTLTDGDANAGWVLALTSRDDDGARRFLQRFWQTRSLAGTDLQISSYRGIGVISGQGALVGHDPQPLATALIDDDLLLVASGRGVLEQALDVSQLPDQHQLGDQRLQRQVAELGEGVALLTASPHALEHWLQVPELVAQRDDLSGLVASLRPERSTLAVDGRLGFRQALGTDPWAGLTDLTVSAGGHARWLAQLQSPARLLDPSESHPLAQWFGPVLEKHLADQPAAEAVVGADDGPLLWQDQPEGWLLATRPQNPARDAVDARLQEQGLTRSELEGDGEVLNVWTRLVRQRGRQPGVDAQLAVAQVRSSALNWWGESLMALAQRQNGRALQPRLNQWQELTASAQPAQALLLADEPARALLGQWRPWALLQVMAGRPLQDQVRGLAVAIDVDRQEQGSTEIPLHARLELG is encoded by the coding sequence ATGGACAAAGATGAGGCGACCCGAGACCGCCGGCCCATGAAGGCCCGCCCCTTCCTCAGCGCTGCCGGCGCTGTGCTGCTGTCGCTGCTTCTGCTGGCCGTTGGCCTGCTCTGGACCATGAACCGCCAGAGCCCTCTGCAGCTGGCGGAGCAGCCGTTGCATCTGCCCCGGGCGGCCCGGTTTGTGCCCCGGGATGCTGATCTCTCGCTCCATTGGCTGGCCGATCCAGGACGCTTGCCGGCCTATGCCCAGGCCGTTGCCCCTGCCTCGCAACGCCGCGATGCCCGTGATGGTGCCCGGCAGTGGCGCGAAGGCGTCTTTGCTTTGGCGGGCCTGCAGTTCGGCCTTGAGCTGGAGCCCTGGCTTGGCGAGGAGGTCAGTCTCACCCTTACCGATGGGGACGCCAATGCTGGCTGGGTGTTGGCTTTGACCAGTCGGGATGACGACGGCGCCCGGCGCTTTTTGCAACGGTTCTGGCAGACCCGCAGCCTGGCGGGCACCGACCTGCAGATCAGCAGTTACCGCGGAATCGGTGTGATCAGCGGCCAGGGGGCGTTGGTGGGGCATGACCCCCAACCCCTGGCCACGGCCTTGATTGACGATGACCTGCTCCTCGTGGCCTCAGGCCGGGGCGTGCTGGAGCAGGCCCTCGATGTCTCCCAGCTCCCGGATCAGCATCAGCTGGGGGATCAACGCCTGCAGCGTCAGGTGGCTGAGCTCGGCGAAGGCGTGGCTCTGCTGACGGCATCTCCCCATGCCCTTGAGCATTGGTTGCAGGTGCCCGAGCTGGTGGCTCAACGGGACGATCTGAGCGGACTCGTGGCATCACTCCGACCGGAGAGATCAACCCTCGCGGTGGATGGGCGACTCGGGTTCCGGCAAGCCCTTGGTACCGATCCCTGGGCTGGACTCACGGATCTGACGGTATCGGCCGGAGGCCATGCCCGTTGGCTGGCTCAGCTGCAGAGTCCAGCCCGTCTGTTGGATCCCAGCGAAAGCCATCCGCTGGCCCAATGGTTTGGTCCGGTGCTGGAGAAGCACCTGGCGGACCAGCCGGCGGCAGAGGCTGTTGTGGGGGCCGATGACGGCCCTCTGCTTTGGCAGGACCAACCCGAGGGCTGGCTGTTGGCCACCCGCCCGCAAAACCCCGCCAGGGATGCGGTGGATGCGCGTCTGCAGGAGCAGGGCCTGACCCGTTCTGAGCTGGAGGGTGATGGCGAGGTGTTGAACGTGTGGACGCGGCTCGTGCGCCAGCGGGGACGCCAGCCGGGGGTGGATGCTCAATTGGCCGTGGCTCAGGTTCGCTCGTCTGCGTTGAACTGGTGGGGCGAGTCTTTGATGGCGTTGGCGCAGCGCCAGAACGGGCGTGCTCTCCAGCCCCGCTTGAACCAGTGGCAGGAGCTCACAGCCTCCGCCCAACCGGCGCAGGCCCTCCTGCTGGCGGATGAGCCGGCTCGTGCACTGTTGGGGCAATGGCGGCCATGGGCCCTGCTGCAGGTGATGGCGGGGCGGCCGCTTCAGGATCAGGTCCGCGGCCTTGCGGTGGCTATCGACGTTGATCGTCAGGAGCAAGGCAGTACCGAGATTCCGTTGCATGCCCGGCTCGAACTTGGCTGA
- a CDS encoding rhodanese-like domain-containing protein yields the protein MGQSQQPQPIQASELQQWLQSERPSPQLVDVREEAELAIAAFPGAVLHRPLSQSSAWLGSLQADLNPDQPVVVVCHAGVRSYHFGLWLLDQPWGLEVWNLEGGIDAWSLQVDPSVPRY from the coding sequence ATGGGCCAATCCCAACAACCACAACCAATCCAAGCCTCTGAACTGCAGCAATGGCTGCAAAGCGAGCGACCTTCACCGCAATTGGTGGATGTGCGAGAAGAAGCTGAGCTTGCGATCGCTGCCTTCCCCGGTGCGGTGCTGCACCGCCCCCTGAGCCAATCCAGTGCATGGCTTGGATCACTGCAGGCCGACCTCAACCCCGATCAACCCGTCGTGGTGGTCTGCCATGCCGGCGTTCGCAGCTACCACTTCGGCCTGTGGCTGCTGGACCAGCCCTGGGGCCTTGAGGTATGGAACCTTGAGGGAGGCATTGATGCCTGGAGCCTTCAGGTGGATCCCAGCGTCCCCCGCTACTGA
- a CDS encoding oxidoreductase — translation MSVPVRSTLRSTLLWAVVPAAILYAVALVWSGAEGISAKLVLKDLAQSCKAPLGEGFLSSVGYLLWMAAAAIALFAASTRQIQGSVLNRQFAFCGGGFSLWLCLDDMFLVHDRYLGEAFLYITYAFFTGLLLFRFRGPLRRFGGDTFLVSVVLLGLSVLTDALQGLWPNSYETVQIFEEGFKFLGIAAWLSFWCHYVSSASKPASLEQH, via the coding sequence ATGAGTGTTCCTGTTCGTTCCACCCTGCGATCCACGCTGCTTTGGGCGGTGGTGCCGGCGGCCATTCTTTATGCGGTCGCCTTGGTCTGGAGTGGCGCTGAAGGCATCAGCGCCAAGCTGGTGCTGAAGGACTTGGCCCAGTCCTGCAAGGCCCCTCTCGGGGAAGGTTTTCTTTCCAGCGTGGGCTATCTGCTCTGGATGGCGGCGGCGGCCATTGCCTTGTTTGCGGCCTCCACTCGGCAGATCCAAGGCTCCGTTCTGAACCGTCAATTCGCCTTCTGCGGAGGTGGTTTCTCGCTCTGGCTCTGCCTCGACGACATGTTCCTGGTGCATGACCGCTACCTCGGTGAGGCGTTCCTCTACATCACCTACGCCTTCTTCACCGGACTGCTGTTGTTCCGCTTCCGTGGCCCCCTGCGGCGCTTCGGTGGCGACACCTTTCTGGTCTCCGTGGTGCTGTTGGGTCTGTCGGTTCTGACCGATGCCCTCCAGGGGCTGTGGCCGAATTCCTACGAGACGGTGCAGATCTTTGAGGAGGGTTTCAAGTTCCTCGGTATTGCCGCCTGGCTCAGTTTCTGGTGCCATTACGTCAGTTCCGCCTCCAAGCCGGCCTCCCTTGAGCAGCACTGA